From Halapricum desulfuricans, a single genomic window includes:
- a CDS encoding YIP1 family protein yields MQINPELFIDPNDFFEKLGEPTMGSSVKIIVIVAVTNTIPIFYLIYLVWNTFQPGVLKLAVMFGTVLGAISGIFGTFVIWFITTCAIVAVSGLLFDGKGTLRKAMKYISWGFIPAIIAGLLSSLLILVSLQGVVIPERPETMAQSVVRAQQGVITVFIAIIRSMSLIWMGVLWTFGIKHARKISIREAAVSAAPPVVFGIIWIVMQST; encoded by the coding sequence ATGCAGATAAATCCCGAATTATTCATAGATCCGAACGACTTCTTTGAAAAGTTAGGCGAACCAACGATGGGAAGTTCGGTAAAGATAATTGTCATAGTTGCCGTGACAAATACGATACCAATATTTTACCTTATATATTTGGTATGGAATACATTCCAACCGGGGGTGCTGAAGTTGGCAGTGATGTTTGGGACGGTCTTAGGGGCGATCTCCGGAATCTTTGGCACATTTGTGATTTGGTTCATTACCACATGTGCCATCGTGGCTGTGTCAGGCCTCCTCTTCGATGGCAAAGGGACACTTCGGAAAGCGATGAAGTACATTAGCTGGGGATTTATCCCTGCGATTATCGCGGGTTTACTGTCAAGTTTGCTGATACTTGTTTCACTCCAGGGAGTTGTGATCCCAGAAAGACCCGAAACGATGGCCCAATCCGTAGTTAGAGCCCAGCAAGGTGTCATTACCGTCTTCATCGCAATAATACGAAGTATGTCCCTGATTTGGATGGGGGTACTCTGGACGTTCGGGATCAAGCACGCCCGGAAGATATCAATTCGAGAGGCCGCAGTGTCTGCCGCACCCCCGGTTGTGTTCGGTATTATCTGGATCGTGATGCAGTCGACATAA
- a CDS encoding DUF7530 family protein: MNDGESPSRTPSRNATPADAADGRRDVPADREDRWVYESIVGAIPGVEFSRTQAMGIQLALFGIGVVVLGGATDRWAAVPTGLAAVAVVSAGSVLMLTLGRRIRGLGVPRRYTHALFGSRIEIVLGVFSYVGLITYLFVAEPREAGQPLLEGLLGPEPSLFAVYFTLLVLWDVCYRIGTGWWASVVGLWRSVLFADRFDRPTRRALIKVDLVTIGFAAVQLVLLPFLGGQRLLQLLVAGHVLAVTVVSGLSVLVLWRG; encoded by the coding sequence GTGAACGACGGCGAATCTCCGTCCAGGACACCGTCGCGCAACGCCACGCCGGCCGATGCGGCCGACGGTCGACGGGACGTTCCGGCGGATCGCGAAGACCGGTGGGTCTACGAGAGCATCGTCGGCGCGATCCCGGGCGTGGAGTTCTCCCGGACGCAGGCGATGGGCATACAACTCGCGCTGTTCGGGATCGGCGTGGTCGTGCTCGGAGGAGCGACCGATCGCTGGGCGGCCGTACCTACCGGGCTGGCCGCAGTCGCCGTCGTCTCGGCCGGGAGCGTCCTCATGCTGACGCTCGGCCGGCGCATTCGGGGGCTCGGCGTGCCACGGCGGTACACCCACGCGCTGTTCGGCTCGCGAATCGAGATCGTGCTGGGCGTGTTCTCCTACGTCGGGTTGATCACGTACCTGTTCGTGGCCGAGCCGCGCGAGGCCGGCCAGCCGCTGTTGGAGGGGCTGCTCGGGCCGGAACCGTCGCTATTCGCGGTGTATTTCACCCTGCTCGTGCTGTGGGACGTCTGCTATCGGATCGGCACGGGCTGGTGGGCCAGCGTCGTCGGGCTGTGGCGGTCGGTCCTGTTCGCCGATCGGTTCGATCGCCCGACCAGACGTGCCCTGATCAAAGTCGATCTCGTCACGATTGGGTTCGCCGCCGTCCAACTCGTGCTGTTGCCGTTTCTGGGCGGACAGCGACTCCTGCAGTTGCTCGTTGCCGGTCACGTCCTCGCAGTAACGGTGGTGTCGGGCCTCTCGGTGCTGGTGCTGTGGCGCGGCTAG
- a CDS encoding stage II sporulation protein M has translation MILSTVWRLLVCAKYRLLVSGVALGLGILTGISIVSSGTEGVPETKYSHLTEFTLTSILFNNAVIVIVLVVGGIAFLGFATIGLLYINGFIIGVSILGSTKGTTLLTSVMWIVPHGMFEIAGFIIASAAGLKFPLDIIRYLRREQTVTIEYSDIRDAGVLTATALVLILIGAVIEVIATPAIVRSI, from the coding sequence ATGATTTTATCAACGGTTTGGAGACTTCTTGTGTGCGCTAAATACAGACTACTAGTCTCTGGAGTGGCATTGGGACTTGGGATACTTACAGGGATTAGCATCGTAAGTTCTGGAACTGAAGGGGTTCCAGAGACTAAGTATTCTCATTTGACCGAGTTTACTCTCACATCCATCTTGTTTAATAACGCTGTAATAGTCATTGTGCTAGTAGTCGGTGGTATAGCGTTCTTAGGGTTCGCAACAATTGGACTTCTGTACATCAACGGATTCATTATAGGAGTATCTATCCTTGGATCGACAAAAGGGACTACGTTGCTCACATCAGTGATGTGGATCGTCCCTCACGGAATGTTCGAAATTGCTGGTTTTATAATTGCTTCAGCAGCAGGTCTAAAATTCCCACTAGATATAATAAGATACCTCAGAAGAGAGCAGACTGTTACAATCGAATACAGCGACATAAGAGATGCTGGCGTACTGACAGCGACTGCTCTGGTTTTAATCTTGATTGGGGCAGTTATTGAAGTGATTGCCACTCCCGCCATTGTAAGAAGTATTTGA
- a CDS encoding NAD(P)H-binding protein → MRVLVTGATGFVGSSLVPALLDAGHEVVAMTRDADRYDPPDGVDVVEGDLLEPETLAGDFDGIDAAYYLVHSLQTGGDFEERDRRAATNFSAAASAAGVDRVVYLGGLGETGDDLSPHLRSRQEVEQLLARGSYDLTTLRAAIIVGAGSVSFRMVRQLVSKLPVMVAPRWVYTECQPIAIADVVSYLVGVLAEPATAGGTYEIGGPEVLTYKEMLVRTGEAMGTRPLIVPVPVLSPKLSSYWVDLVTDIPRSISHPLILGLKNPVVVTDDSIDRHVTVERTPFQQAVERALAEESA, encoded by the coding sequence ATGCGCGTACTAGTCACTGGGGCAACAGGATTCGTCGGCAGTTCTCTCGTTCCGGCCTTGCTCGACGCCGGCCACGAAGTCGTTGCGATGACTCGCGACGCCGATCGATACGACCCACCGGACGGCGTCGATGTCGTCGAGGGCGACCTCCTAGAGCCGGAGACGCTAGCCGGTGACTTCGACGGTATCGATGCGGCCTACTATCTGGTGCACTCCCTGCAGACGGGCGGGGACTTCGAGGAGCGCGATCGGAGGGCCGCGACCAACTTCTCGGCGGCCGCGAGCGCGGCCGGCGTCGACCGCGTGGTCTACCTGGGCGGCCTGGGCGAGACCGGCGACGACCTCTCGCCGCACCTGCGCTCGCGCCAGGAAGTCGAGCAGTTGCTCGCCCGCGGCAGTTACGACCTGACGACGCTGCGGGCGGCGATCATCGTCGGCGCGGGCAGCGTCAGCTTCCGGATGGTCCGCCAGCTCGTCTCGAAACTCCCGGTCATGGTCGCGCCCCGCTGGGTGTACACCGAGTGTCAGCCCATCGCGATCGCGGACGTCGTCTCGTATCTCGTGGGCGTGCTTGCGGAACCAGCGACCGCCGGCGGGACCTACGAGATCGGCGGTCCCGAAGTACTGACCTACAAGGAGATGCTCGTCCGGACGGGCGAGGCGATGGGCACGCGGCCGCTGATCGTTCCGGTCCCGGTGCTGTCGCCGAAACTCTCCTCGTACTGGGTTGATCTGGTGACCGACATCCCCAGATCGATCTCCCATCCGCTGATCCTCGGACTGAAGAACCCGGTCGTCGTGACCGACGACAGCATCGACCGGCACGTCACCGTCGAGCGGACACCGTTCCAGCAGGCCGTCGAGCGCGCGCTGGCGGAGGAGTCGGCGTGA
- a CDS encoding L-lactate dehydrogenase, translated as MTTSIKGKVAIVGAGNVGATTAFALMNSGTVSEIALIDIDREKAEGEAMDLSHGGAFVEPVDVYVGDYEDCWDADVVVITAGASQKPGESRMELLERNVAIFEDMVPQITERIDPETVLLVVTNPVDILSYVTWDVSNLPHERIIGSGTVLDTARFKQVLSQQCDVAAQNVHAYVIGEHGDSEVPVWSSAHLAGMSFDDYCASCRMECGSDIKDELSEKVAGAAYEIIEKKGATNYAVALATTEIIDAIVRDEDAILTVSTLMQGQHGLDDVYLSLPTVVNRRGVRQVLEYDLTDQEHEQLHASAETLQERLDELDIR; from the coding sequence ATGACTACAAGCATCAAGGGAAAGGTCGCCATCGTCGGGGCCGGCAACGTCGGCGCGACGACGGCGTTCGCGCTGATGAACAGCGGCACCGTCTCGGAGATCGCACTGATCGACATCGACCGAGAGAAAGCCGAGGGTGAGGCGATGGACCTCTCGCACGGCGGGGCGTTCGTCGAGCCCGTCGACGTATACGTCGGCGACTACGAGGACTGCTGGGACGCCGACGTGGTCGTGATCACCGCGGGTGCGAGCCAGAAACCGGGCGAATCCCGGATGGAACTGCTTGAACGCAACGTGGCCATCTTCGAGGACATGGTCCCCCAGATCACCGAGCGGATCGACCCCGAGACGGTCCTGCTGGTCGTGACCAATCCGGTCGACATCCTCTCGTATGTCACCTGGGACGTTTCGAACCTGCCCCACGAGCGCATCATCGGCTCGGGGACGGTGCTGGATACCGCGCGGTTCAAACAGGTGCTGAGCCAGCAGTGTGATGTCGCCGCCCAGAACGTCCACGCGTACGTCATCGGCGAGCACGGCGACAGCGAGGTGCCGGTCTGGAGCAGTGCCCACCTCGCCGGCATGTCGTTCGACGATTACTGTGCGTCCTGCCGGATGGAGTGTGGCTCGGACATCAAAGACGAACTATCCGAGAAAGTGGCGGGCGCCGCCTACGAGATCATCGAAAAGAAGGGCGCGACCAACTACGCGGTCGCGCTGGCGACGACCGAGATCATCGACGCGATCGTCCGCGACGAGGACGCGATCCTGACGGTCTCGACGCTCATGCAGGGCCAGCACGGCCTCGACGACGTGTATCTCAGTCTGCCGACCGTCGTCAACCGCCGTGGGGTCCGCCAGGTCCTTGAGTACGATCTGACCGACCAGGAACACGAGCAACTCCACGCCTCCGCGGAGACCCTCCAGGAACGACTCGACGAACTCGACATTCGGTAG
- a CDS encoding EamA family transporter — MNLGIGYAVASALLLGGYLYVIKRYFSQYPSPVYLVLVEGAAFVWYLPVAAFTVDGGYLPAGADLWLFTVIFGVSAMTGLALLSFLAALRRGAVSYVAPISKIVPVFVLPLEILLLGQHLTPLQLGGVLVATAAVYVANYQPGELLEPFRRAATTTAAQLALASAAAFGVVDVGKRYLMQELALPPQTFLPVMFFIVTLFVAPLAARASWPAETRRDLPKFAAAGLLVAVANHLVLLAFQLLPASIGSPIVNTQAVVAVLLGGVLLQEEAFRIRLVAAGLAVAGITMITLG; from the coding sequence GTGAATCTCGGGATCGGGTATGCCGTCGCGTCGGCGCTACTGCTTGGCGGGTATCTCTACGTCATCAAGCGATACTTCTCGCAGTATCCCTCGCCGGTGTACCTCGTGCTCGTCGAAGGGGCGGCGTTCGTCTGGTATCTGCCGGTCGCGGCGTTTACCGTCGATGGTGGCTATCTCCCGGCCGGCGCTGACCTGTGGCTGTTCACCGTTATCTTCGGAGTCTCAGCGATGACCGGGCTGGCCCTGCTGTCGTTTCTGGCAGCGCTCCGGCGCGGTGCGGTCTCGTACGTCGCTCCGATCAGCAAGATCGTTCCCGTGTTCGTCTTGCCGCTGGAGATTCTCCTGCTCGGCCAACACCTGACACCGCTGCAACTCGGCGGCGTCCTCGTCGCGACGGCCGCCGTCTACGTCGCCAACTACCAACCCGGAGAGCTACTCGAACCGTTCCGGCGGGCCGCGACGACGACCGCCGCTCAGCTGGCGCTGGCCAGTGCCGCCGCGTTCGGCGTCGTCGACGTGGGCAAGCGCTACCTGATGCAGGAACTCGCGCTCCCGCCCCAGACGTTTCTCCCGGTGATGTTTTTCATCGTCACGCTGTTCGTCGCGCCGCTTGCGGCTCGTGCGTCCTGGCCGGCCGAAACCCGGCGCGACCTCCCGAAGTTCGCCGCTGCGGGCCTGCTTGTCGCCGTCGCCAACCACCTCGTGTTGCTCGCGTTCCAGCTGCTACCCGCGAGCATCGGCTCGCCGATTGTCAACACCCAGGCCGTCGTGGCTGTCCTGCTCGGCGGCGTCCTTTTGCAGGAGGAGGCGTTTCGTATCCGGCTGGTCGCCGCCGGGCTGGCCGTCGCCGGCATCACCATGATCACGCTGGGATAA
- a CDS encoding MFS transporter: MDGNERSIVAFASSAHALVHTYELSIPIFVVVWLQAFDATTAQLGLAVTGGYALFGIGALPGGVLADRFGSRRLVAGGLAGMGLSFLALSFANGLVAVALALAGWGVAASVYHPAALSLLSTGVENRGTAFAYHGMAGNAGIALGPLVSALLLMAFDWPTVVRLLVVPAVAVAGYALVVEFDEMAAVDAGVRGSDADGPGRAVSLSSVLADSRTLFTAGFVLALAIVMANGLFYRGVLTFLPEVLGGFLPSIDLVGVFEADSDLAGEFDTASYLYAGLLLVGIGGQYAGGKLSDRVPPTLGLVGTFTALVVVALAFVPAARMGLVPLLAASALLGLFLFALQPLYQATVAVYTPADGRGLSYGYTYLASFGVGATGATIAGYLLSALGTGGTFFALSVFPALGGGFALALYRWDPA, from the coding sequence ATGGACGGAAACGAGCGATCGATCGTCGCGTTCGCGAGTTCGGCCCACGCGCTCGTCCACACGTACGAGCTGTCGATCCCGATCTTCGTCGTCGTCTGGTTGCAGGCGTTCGACGCGACGACGGCACAGCTCGGACTGGCGGTCACCGGCGGCTACGCGCTGTTCGGGATCGGCGCGCTGCCGGGCGGGGTGCTGGCCGATCGGTTCGGCTCGCGACGGCTCGTCGCCGGCGGCCTCGCCGGCATGGGGCTGTCGTTTCTGGCGCTGAGTTTCGCGAACGGGCTGGTCGCCGTCGCACTCGCGCTGGCCGGCTGGGGCGTGGCCGCGAGCGTCTACCATCCCGCGGCGTTGTCGCTGCTGTCGACTGGCGTCGAGAACCGCGGCACGGCCTTCGCCTACCACGGGATGGCCGGCAACGCCGGCATCGCGCTCGGGCCGCTCGTCTCCGCACTGCTCCTGATGGCGTTCGACTGGCCGACCGTGGTCCGGCTGCTCGTCGTCCCGGCGGTCGCAGTCGCGGGGTACGCCCTCGTCGTCGAGTTCGACGAGATGGCCGCCGTCGATGCGGGTGTCCGCGGGTCCGACGCCGACGGGCCGGGTCGCGCAGTCTCGCTGTCGTCCGTACTCGCCGACAGCCGGACGCTGTTCACCGCCGGCTTCGTGCTGGCGCTTGCGATCGTGATGGCAAACGGGCTGTTTTACCGTGGAGTACTGACCTTCCTGCCGGAGGTGCTCGGCGGGTTCCTGCCGTCGATCGATCTCGTCGGTGTCTTCGAGGCCGACAGCGATCTGGCTGGTGAGTTCGACACCGCGTCGTATCTCTACGCCGGGCTGTTGCTGGTCGGGATCGGCGGCCAGTACGCCGGCGGGAAACTCTCCGATCGCGTCCCTCCGACGCTGGGGCTCGTCGGAACGTTCACGGCGCTGGTGGTGGTCGCCCTCGCGTTCGTCCCCGCCGCCCGGATGGGGCTAGTTCCCTTGCTCGCCGCCAGCGCGCTGCTGGGCCTGTTCCTGTTCGCGCTCCAGCCGCTCTACCAGGCGACAGTCGCCGTCTACACGCCGGCGGACGGGCGCGGGCTGTCCTACGGCTACACGTATCTGGCCTCCTTCGGCGTCGGCGCGACCGGCGCGACGATCGCCGGCTATCTCCTTTCGGCGCTGGGTACTGGCGGGACCTTCTTCGCGCTTTCGGTGTTTCCGGCGCTCGGGGGCGGGTTCGCGCTGGCACTGTACCGATGGGATCCAGCGTGA